Part of the Pedobacter roseus genome is shown below.
AAATATCAATGAAATTAGTGGCGACGATACCAGTATTGAACATGATAAAGATTTACTGGAGCAGGCTGATGAAGCTTCAAGAGCCTCTTATGAATTAAACCTCGATGATGAGGTAGACGAAGATGAGCTAGACGATTAACAAAAAAGCCGTCCTGATTTAAAAATCAGGACGGCTTTCTTACTTTTTGGCTTCAGTTTTATTGTTCGCACTTAGGCCTTATATCCTTTATTTAGCTTTCGCTTTATAAGTTTCAGGATTTACTGCTGTAGTGGTCCAGCCTTTTAAAAATGAGGTAATTTTTTTAACGTCATGTCCGACTTTCTTTTTACCATTGGCAGCAACTTCATCCGTTTCTAAATAAGATGAATTTTCAATGTGTAATACTTTTCCTTTGCCGTCTAAAATTAAAAATACCGGAAAACCAAAACGTTGAGGATATCCTAAGCTAGCCAAAACACTTTCATTTTTATTCTCAGGACTATAATTAACCAAAACGGTTTCAAAATTATCGTTGATGTATTTTTTCAGTGTAGCGGTGCTATCAACTAAGTTATGGAACGCGATACACCAGGTGCACCAATTTCCTCCAACCTGTAATAAAACATGTTTATTTTCTTTAGCCGCTTTTGCAACAGCAGCAGCAATTTCTGCTTTGGCATCGGCCTGCGGGTTATAAATATGAATGCCTTCCTTTTTCGCCTGACTAAATGCCGTAGCCGAAATTAACACAGCAGTTAACAAAATGATTAATTTTTTCATGATTTTAAATGAATAATAATAGCAAATGTAATAAAGTCTAGTAATGTTATAGATGATTAGCAAATTCTTTACAGAGCGTAAACATTGGTCATTGGTCATTGGTCATTGGTCATTGGTCATTGGTCATTGGTCATTGGTCATTGGTCATTGGTCATTGGTCATTGGTCATTAATGGATTTGCACTTGGGAATAAGGTTTAATTGATTTCAGTTTATTTTCTATTATATCTTACATCCCACATGATCCATCAAAATATTATCTTTACCTCGCAATGGATTTCCTTGATATACATACCCATAAAGTTGCTACCCAGCCTGGGGTTATTAGCATTCAAAGTTTGTCCTTAACCAGCGATATCTTTTTAGCGATGCCTAAAACCAAGCCAATTTCGGTTGGGCTACATCCCTGGTTTGCTAAAATTGATCAGCTCGAACTGCAAATGAAATACCTAAGTGTTGTGGCCAATCAAACAAATGTAAAACAGATTGGTGAGTGTGGTTTAGACCGGCTTAGGGGTGAAAAACTGGAAAATCAACTCACTATTCTGGAAAAACAGATCGAACTGGCAGAAAAAATCAATAAACCCCTGATTTTACATTGCGTTAAATGCTTTTCAGAGTTGATTGCCATTAAACAACGATTAAAAGTTAAAGTACCCATGATTATCCATGGTTTTAACAAAAATGAGCAGCTTGGCAACCAGCTCTTGGATAAAGGCTTCCTCCTTTCTTTTGGAATAACGGCTTTAAAAGAAAATTCTGGCGCAGCTAAGCTGATTCAAAATACCGATCAATTTTTCCTGGAAACTGATGATGCTGATATTTCGATTGAAGAAATTTACCAGACCGCAGCCATTTTAAAAAAATGTACAGTTGATGAACTTAAAGCTCGTATTTTTGCTGACTGGAATAAATTGAATTTAATATAAAATTTCAATTAACCTCTTTAAAACTAATATTTTTAGAAAATTAGTATTAAAATCCTGAATACATAAAATATTATATTTGCTGGTCTTATTTTTGGAATTCTTGTACAAAGAAACCATTATAATTTCTATAAACTGAATTAATGCGACTGAAGAAAGAGCTTTTACAGCAAATCCAATCAATCATAATCTCTTCAAAAGAAAGAGCAATACGCTCTGTTGAAACAGAAAGGATGCTGATGTATTGGAAAATCGGTAAAGTTATTTTTGAAGAAGAACAAAAAGGTAAAGATAGGGCCGGCTATGGCGAATACCTTATTAAATCTATATCCGATGAGTTTCAGCCACAACTAGGAACGGGTTTTTCGATTCGCCAATTGGAGCGAAATAGACAGTTTTATCGTGCTTTTCCAATTGCGTCTGCACTGCGGACGCATTTC
Proteins encoded:
- a CDS encoding thioredoxin family protein, whose translation is MKKLIILLTAVLISATAFSQAKKEGIHIYNPQADAKAEIAAAVAKAAKENKHVLLQVGGNWCTWCIAFHNLVDSTATLKKYINDNFETVLVNYSPENKNESVLASLGYPQRFGFPVFLILDGKGKVLHIENSSYLETDEVAANGKKKVGHDVKKITSFLKGWTTTAVNPETYKAKAK
- a CDS encoding TatD family hydrolase, with amino-acid sequence MDFLDIHTHKVATQPGVISIQSLSLTSDIFLAMPKTKPISVGLHPWFAKIDQLELQMKYLSVVANQTNVKQIGECGLDRLRGEKLENQLTILEKQIELAEKINKPLILHCVKCFSELIAIKQRLKVKVPMIIHGFNKNEQLGNQLLDKGFLLSFGITALKENSGAAKLIQNTDQFFLETDDADISIEEIYQTAAILKKCTVDELKARIFADWNKLNLI